ttgctTATATGCACgattctgaaaataaaattaaaactgttaatAAATTATGACTTTCTAATGTCATtggtgaaatatttttttaacttaaacagTAATATTAGATCAAAccattattatttgatattgttgaataatttatttaaataaatataaatataaaaaatgtttttgcatttgatatttacattgtttttaGAGTAAATCAATTACTGATGCAACATATAAAATGCCATGGTATAATATGTCtttacatcaaaataaaatattattattcatgatAATGAGATCTCAGAAGCGACTGTGCATTACAGCAGCAAATATGATGGATATGTCATTCGAAACTTTTACAATTGTAaggttataaattttttgtacatttaaataattattaaaagacaagtttattttatttataattccaATCTGCTGAGAAATTTATTCTTTAGGCATAAATAGTGTACATctacttatttaatttcttaacttCTTTCTTTTAGATGATGAAAGCGTCAGGATCATATGTATCTGTCCTGTATGCTATGTACTGATACTGAAAGAAATACAATatacatttgataaatttacaacgtaattaatatataagttaataagataaaatatcaaataatgaaTTAAGAGTTATTAAAGGATTAATAATTGTCatttattaatagttaataaattaacattgcatttaatataattgcaaaaaatttagtgttatatattattagattaatatttaatttcattttaatttttttcggcatttataattaaacatttataataacttCAACTAtacaaacattttctttttaatttattgtataagcACGTACgtaatattttctgaattagGAAACAAAATTACTCACCAATACACGTTTTgctcttattgttagttacaTTGTTTTCTCTTTAccatatttttctttaagatCAGAAGTTGAAATGCACGAACACAAGTGGATACCATCCGCTTAGAATATTTAACGTATAATTACTATCGTTCTTTtgttcatttaataatttttacgatGGATAGGAAACTCAGTGAACATTTGTTTCTCGTCAATATAATTGCGTTGCTGAAGAAAGACAAGGTCCACGCGGTTGCAAAAAAAAGCTGATGTAAAGCAAGCTGTTTTTTCCTGTTACTTCAGCTGTATGTACGTAATCTTCGATATTTCCCGGTGGAAATATCATTATCAGACTGTCCATAGAATTATAATAGGCTTATGCAATGAGTTTTGTCTCTGCTTATCGCCATAAAACGCGACATATAATAGCGATTGATCCAGGTTCACTCGAGTGGGGATGTAACGTGTGGGGATAAACTTGACGAAACGGACAATGCACTCTCATTTCCTTCTCAAGTATCTCTAAAGTATCCAATAAATGTGTACACGTTGATTTTCATTTCCTGACGTACCAAAAACTATCGGCAAATGGTAATCACAAGTACTGTCAGCCCGGTGCTGAAAATTGGCCTTCAATGTCTTGGTGTTTGGCCGAATGTCCCGTATTCTGCTATTTATTGGTTGAGTTTTATGTTAAGCACATTGATTATGCAGTACTTCCAGTATTGGTACATTCTTGAACACCTGAAGTTCAGCGAGCTCTCGAATCTCATTGACGCTTTAACTGTGACTTTAGATTAcagtttgacattttttaaattgattggTCTGTGGATACATCGACGGTAAGTTGTTCTATTATACTATGCAATGGTTTAACTTTGAACAATTGCTGTGACCAAAAAGTAAGATTTTCCAGTTTCTCAATACATTACTTATTCGATTTAtctaataaattgatttaatatcaTTATCAAAACTGTAACTAAAATATCGAGATGTGAAATGCTGATGATCAGTCAAAATAAAGTGTAATCTAGATATTTGAAGTATTTGattaagataaaatatctaattaaaataacatatattgcaGAGTATTTCATCAAATCCTAACTGATATGGATAATGATTGGCGCGAATGTGTCAATTCTGATCAGTATTTGTATATAATGACTATTAATGCTAATATATCGCATTTCTTTTCTAACACTATATTGAGCGTTGTTACAACTGCTACAGTATTATATCTCTTAGGCGACTACGTAATTCAGTATATGTTTATAACAGAAGATTACAACATCACTTTACGGCAGCTTCCCATAAAGATACAATTTCCTTTCGAAACTCAACAATCGCCAATATTCGAGTTTCTcgttgtaacaatatttttacatgtgaTGTTACATGTCTGCATGCTCTGTTTAATAAAtggattaatttttactttggtatataacttttatattttatatctacacaattttatttatattttaaactttcttaataatttttatgaaataaaccAATTTGACGAGTAATCATAATTATGGACACTCTTTATGGATgttgcattataattttatattatgtataaatttgtaaaattttattatgcataGTTATATTACTGcctaagaaattttttaaaactattatcgccaatttttaaaaaaagttagaaacaaattaaaaaaataaaattttttaaataaattgcataaaagTGTTGTACTTTGTATCACTCTATTGTGAGAATATTCTTTGCAgtagaaatattttcatatctctttttttatctttttgcatctcaatataattatgatttttagaaaattttagtttattttaggTGCTACATGTAAGCGGGCAAATGGATATAATGTGTCATGAGTTTAACAGAATTTCTAAAGATATCCTTCTTCATAAATCTTCTGCGTCTTTATTTGGAATGGTGATCGAAAAACACAACAGAATTATATCATTTTGCGAGAATATCAAGACACTCTTTTCTTTCATAGCATTGATGCAAGTTGTTTGGAATACTTTAGTTATTTGCTGTTTAGGATTTTGCATCATAATTGTAAGTACTGTGATAATGTGtataaatgtacaataattaatattgtgtatatatatatatatatattttttttttttttaattgtttactaGTCTTTTCATAACAAAACCGGTATTTTCGTGTTAGTAAAACCTGTTCTTGCTTATATTGCCGTAATGACTGAAGCCTTTATTGTTTGTTTTGCCGGAGAACACCTTAGCCTCAAAGTAAGtatttaattaagtatttaacaaataattaattgtaaatataagattttttaacatttatgcattatttatattattataattaatgacatAATCTTTatgtcattaattataataatataatgataaaaatatgtaatattgttttctagtataatattttaatatattttgttgcataaaatattatgtataatagttatgtaagttgttaaaaaaaatatgtttttttttaaatatttatttgataaattataaacgtttacatatttgttataataaataatctctgaaattgtaaaatatattattaatctttttatcagaaatatgttatatttttaaaatataataataaaacaaaattttctaattttatctgtttttatcactttttttcttttatatatttttgttatttttttaatataattttataattttataatcattataatattttgctaatgTAAGTAAcagtattagaaaatattttatatgtcaaATAAGTGATACAAATAAGTGAGAAAACTTTGCATTTAACACTATTTGATTTTAGAGCGAATTAATTACTAATGCAATATACGAATTGCTGTGGTACGATATGTCGCCACGTTAcggtaaaattatattattcataataatgaGATCTCAGAAGCGGCTAACAATTACGGCAGGGAAAATGATGATTATGTCATTTGAAACTTTTACGAATGTAATATTGAAAACTTTTTGAACGTATTATAaggcataattttattttgcttataatcaACTGCTACATGTGTTCTTCAtgtttaaatgtaatttgtaaACTGAATTTgatatttctatatttctgCTTTTTTAGATCATGAAGGCGTCAGTATCGTATATGTCCGTCCTAAATGCTCTGTATTGATTGAACGTGTTATGAAttcgataataatgtaattaatgtaagccgacaagtaaaaaaatatggacaatggatttaattttaaattattattaacaaattattaaatgtcatttattaattgttaataaattacataaattaaaattatgtttaataaaaagtagttaATACAAATGCAAATGATTTTTGCCATGATGATTGTTTCCATGTACTATTGTTACT
The DNA window shown above is from Solenopsis invicta isolate M01_SB chromosome 10, UNIL_Sinv_3.0, whole genome shotgun sequence and carries:
- the LOC105193072 gene encoding odorant receptor 13a; the encoded protein is MVITSTVSPVLKIGLQCLGVWPNVPYSAIYWLSFMLSTLIMQYFQYWYILEHLKFSELSNLIDALTVTLDYSLTFFKLIGLWIHRRVFHQILTDMDNDWRECVNSDQYLYIMTINANISHFFSNTILSVVTTATVLYLLGDYVIQYMFITEDYNITLRQLPIKIQFPFETQQSPIFEFLVVTIFLHVMLHVCMLCLINGLIFTLVLHVSGQMDIMCHEFNRISKDILLHKSSASLFGMVIEKHNRIISFCENIKTLFSFIALMQVVWNTLVICCLGFCIIISFHNKTGIFVLVKPVLAYIAVMTEAFIVCFAGEHLSLKSELITNAIYELLWYDMSPRYGKIILFIIMRSQKRLTITAGKMMIMSFETFTNIMKASVSYMSVLNALY